A genomic stretch from Edaphobacter aggregans includes:
- a CDS encoding iron-containing redox enzyme family protein yields the protein MGTVEYLSAAEPVINDPTHSQILWNKIRAAENRLNSSGDRFWNHPNLVELYPQFLIQMHHTMLGGLGLMDFAASRAKAMPHDPVAQIVAPYLTRHLTEEQDHIEWVLADLAVLGVDAKTVRGTAPAAQVVSLIGGQYYWINAGHPVALFGYLILLEGFAPIPHQLDSIMERTGLPSSSFSCLRGHAEDDPSHLADLNHILDSMPLTAEQTKRVGLSMFNTVDTVSSLLDDLSTQAS from the coding sequence ATGGGCACAGTCGAGTACCTTTCAGCCGCCGAACCTGTAATTAATGATCCGACTCACAGCCAGATACTTTGGAATAAAATCCGAGCTGCAGAAAACAGACTAAACTCATCGGGCGATCGATTTTGGAATCACCCTAATCTCGTGGAGCTTTATCCACAGTTCCTCATACAGATGCATCACACAATGCTCGGTGGCCTTGGACTTATGGACTTCGCAGCCTCGCGCGCAAAGGCCATGCCCCACGATCCTGTCGCGCAAATTGTTGCTCCATATCTCACTAGGCACCTTACTGAAGAGCAGGACCACATAGAATGGGTTCTGGCTGATCTTGCCGTGCTCGGGGTGGATGCCAAGACGGTTCGAGGAACAGCACCAGCAGCCCAAGTGGTCTCGCTCATTGGCGGACAGTATTATTGGATTAATGCCGGTCATCCAGTGGCTTTGTTCGGATATCTCATCTTACTTGAAGGGTTTGCCCCAATCCCCCATCAGTTAGACTCGATAATGGAGCGTACTGGCCTACCCTCTAGTTCCTTCAGTTGCTTGCGTGGTCATGCCGAGGACGATCCATCTCATCTCGCCGACCTGAATCATATTTTAGATAGTATGCCACTGACTGCAGAGCAAACTAAGCGAGTAGGATTGAGCATGTTCAACACCGTCGATACCGTGTCTTCATTGTTAGACGATTTGTCCACACAGGCTAGCTAG
- a CDS encoding transglycosylase SLT domain-containing protein yields the protein MSSKNRSNKKHPAAKPTARTIKLTSAFHASEQLRPMAQQLTSTRSAAAYSGVQNYAHSHSGEAAAAAYLALGHAYMLDHRYAEAASTYRLAAGSGEALDDYADYLGAQAALQAGHGADAYALLDRFAERHPDSIFVANAPILLANAYIQQNNPQGALRVLQPLADTPQAAHSDFRYTLGRAYQLAGDTGHAAPIYRSIYVTQPLTFEAGQARAQLQAMSVPLTSAERKAHADQLFNAKRYAEAGDEYHAIQREGNGLSPADHDALLIYAAVCDMKMKRISRRDVERLPDTADDSAALKLYMLAEISRNENDEAGHDAIINDMVKRFPTSRWLEEALYSGGNMYLIKHDAKQATYHYSLLVQMFPSSTYAASAHWRAAWMNYRIRNYVEAARLMDEQIRGYPAGIETPSALYWRARMYEDEEHDLGQAANYYRTLASTYNNYYYAELARTRLAVLKAQPAVAPAATLSFVRKPVVPELSGELPENEPHLIKARLLANAALNEYIGPEIQASETSSEWGALGQSEIYASYGEYPRALQSMKHSGISFFALPMDQVPNVYWTLLFPKPYWGDIVSNADKNGLDPFLVASLIRQESEFNPGAVSRANAYGLMQLLPSVGKSIAKKQGMKGFKTPQLLNPATNLQLGTVNLRQVIDRYGGQQEYALAAYNAGDVPVRQWMSSGDYKDIAEFVESIPYTETREYVQAIMRNRLMYKALYPSH from the coding sequence GTGTCCAGCAAGAACAGGAGCAATAAGAAGCATCCGGCCGCCAAGCCTACGGCGCGGACGATTAAGCTGACCAGTGCGTTTCATGCCTCTGAGCAGCTTCGTCCGATGGCGCAGCAGCTTACTTCGACGCGGTCTGCGGCGGCCTACAGTGGCGTCCAAAACTATGCTCACTCACACTCGGGTGAGGCTGCCGCTGCGGCGTATCTTGCTTTGGGGCATGCCTACATGCTGGATCATCGTTATGCGGAGGCGGCCAGTACCTATCGGTTGGCGGCGGGCAGCGGCGAGGCTCTTGATGATTATGCTGACTATCTTGGGGCTCAGGCTGCGCTGCAGGCCGGACATGGTGCGGATGCTTATGCTCTGCTGGATCGCTTTGCTGAGCGGCATCCTGACAGCATCTTTGTGGCGAATGCGCCGATTCTGCTTGCCAATGCTTATATTCAGCAGAACAATCCTCAGGGAGCACTGCGAGTGCTTCAGCCGCTTGCCGATACGCCACAGGCTGCGCATTCTGACTTTCGCTACACGCTTGGCCGGGCGTATCAGCTTGCGGGAGATACCGGCCACGCTGCGCCGATCTACCGCAGTATCTACGTGACGCAGCCGCTGACCTTTGAGGCTGGACAGGCTCGGGCGCAGCTTCAGGCTATGAGTGTGCCGCTTACCTCTGCAGAACGCAAGGCACATGCAGACCAGCTCTTCAATGCGAAGCGATATGCCGAGGCTGGTGATGAGTATCACGCTATCCAGCGAGAGGGGAATGGCCTTAGCCCTGCCGACCACGACGCCCTGCTTATCTATGCTGCCGTCTGCGATATGAAGATGAAGCGCATCAGTCGCCGTGACGTCGAGCGCTTGCCAGACACTGCAGACGACAGTGCTGCGTTGAAGTTGTACATGCTGGCTGAGATCTCGCGGAACGAGAACGACGAGGCTGGGCACGACGCGATCATCAACGATATGGTCAAGCGGTTTCCAACGAGCCGGTGGCTGGAGGAGGCACTGTACTCCGGCGGCAACATGTACTTAATCAAGCATGACGCCAAGCAGGCTACGTACCACTACTCGCTGCTGGTGCAGATGTTTCCGAGCAGCACATATGCTGCATCGGCGCATTGGCGTGCGGCTTGGATGAACTATCGGATACGGAATTACGTCGAGGCTGCTCGGCTGATGGATGAGCAGATTCGCGGATATCCGGCGGGGATCGAGACTCCGTCGGCGCTGTATTGGCGCGCCCGGATGTATGAGGACGAGGAGCATGACCTCGGGCAGGCTGCGAACTACTACCGAACGCTCGCCTCGACTTACAACAACTACTACTACGCGGAGTTGGCACGCACGCGGCTTGCTGTACTCAAAGCGCAGCCTGCAGTGGCTCCGGCTGCGACCCTTAGTTTTGTGCGCAAGCCGGTCGTCCCTGAGCTTAGTGGCGAGCTTCCAGAGAACGAGCCTCACCTGATCAAGGCGCGCCTGCTGGCCAATGCTGCGCTCAATGAATACATCGGCCCTGAGATTCAGGCCAGTGAGACATCGTCCGAATGGGGTGCGCTCGGTCAGTCCGAGATCTACGCTTCGTATGGGGAGTATCCGCGTGCGCTGCAGTCAATGAAGCACAGTGGGATTTCGTTTTTTGCTCTGCCCATGGATCAGGTCCCTAATGTCTACTGGACGCTGCTGTTTCCGAAGCCGTACTGGGGGGATATTGTTAGTAATGCGGATAAGAATGGGCTCGATCCCTTCCTTGTTGCTTCGCTCATTAGGCAGGAGTCGGAGTTCAACCCAGGAGCGGTCAGCCGCGCTAATGCTTACGGGCTGATGCAGCTTCTGCCTTCGGTGGGGAAATCGATTGCTAAGAAGCAGGGGATGAAGGGGTTCAAGACGCCTCAGCTGCTCAACCCGGCCACGAACTTGCAGCTGGGAACGGTCAATCTTCGCCAGGTGATCGATCGGTATGGCGGCCAGCAGGAGTATGCGCTCGCCGCCTATAACGCGGGGGATGTTCCGGTTCGGCAGTGGATGTCCAGTGGAGACTACAAGGATATTGCGGAGTTCGTCGAGTCCATTCCCTATACCGAGACCCGCGAGTATGTGCAGGCCATCATGCGCAACCGCCTGATGTATAAGGCTCTTTACCCATCCCACTGA
- a CDS encoding cation-translocating P-type ATPase: MNTAATAPASETTVWHAIAVDEVAKRLQTDPAKGLDAGEASQRLAKYGPNRLPEGKKQSAFIKFLQQFNNILVYVLLGAGFVKMMVGLWLDSAIILSVVVLNALLGFIQEGKAEKALDSIRNMLSAEARTLRGGEIRLILSEELVPGDVVLLESGDKVPADLRLVEVKNLRTEEAALTGESVPVDKTTNAVSNKATIGDREGMAFSGTLVVSGRGTGIVVATGPETELGRINQMMASVSTLETPLLRQIKNFGYSITAIIGIVSVLVFAYGRWVRSMPFVNIFQAVVSIAVSVIPEGLPALITVTLAIGVQRMAQRNAIIRRLPAVETLGSVSRICSDKTGTLTLMEMMVVSAVTGESAYVVTGDGYAPEGQVLKDGQPAGKDPVLKLMGQVSMLCNDAEIRQEEGLWKVEGDPTEGALYPFGNKLGLDRKAARDTYPRIDAIPFESEHKFMATLHKDADGKRMILVKGAPEVILENCKHQAVTSGELVPLDLDYFLKASDKLASQGERVLGLAWLEEPSISAGSLGPADLPKNLVLVGLIGLLDPPRKEAIEAVKECHAGGIRVTMITGDHKITAAAIAKMLGIGDGKTAIAGAEIEEMDTAMLQEKVRDVDVFARASPEHKLRLVKAIQANKQIVAMTGDGVNDAPSLKKADIGVAMGIKGTEVTKEAASMVLVDDNFASITAAVKEGRTVFNNIEKAILFLLPTNVAQALVILVAIIVGFTAPITAPQILWVNMVTSVALGLVISFEPHEPDVMQRAPRAVERPILDGFGVWRVIFVGLALLGLTLWAFFRMKSYDASDGLARAVAVNTLVIGQVFYLLNSRFKVGSSLSLKAHLDNKYLPLGIGAVVVLQLLFTYAPPLQALFDTEPIPLRIWPKLILGGFIFFLLVEVEKIIIRMLRRARKTPLGTESAP; the protein is encoded by the coding sequence ATGAATACAGCAGCGACTGCCCCAGCAAGTGAAACGACGGTCTGGCACGCCATAGCCGTAGACGAAGTAGCCAAGCGGCTCCAAACGGACCCCGCGAAAGGCCTCGACGCAGGCGAGGCCTCACAGCGCCTGGCGAAATACGGCCCCAACCGCCTGCCGGAGGGAAAGAAGCAGTCGGCGTTTATAAAGTTCTTGCAGCAGTTCAACAATATTCTGGTTTATGTCTTGCTCGGAGCCGGGTTCGTCAAGATGATGGTCGGCTTGTGGCTCGACTCGGCGATCATTCTGAGCGTTGTCGTTCTCAATGCGCTGCTCGGCTTCATTCAGGAAGGCAAGGCCGAGAAGGCGCTCGATTCAATCCGCAATATGCTGTCCGCGGAGGCTAGGACGCTGCGCGGCGGGGAGATTCGTTTGATCCTGTCCGAGGAACTGGTGCCGGGCGATGTCGTGCTTCTCGAATCGGGTGACAAGGTCCCGGCGGACCTTCGTCTCGTCGAGGTCAAAAACCTGCGGACAGAGGAAGCTGCGCTTACGGGCGAGTCGGTGCCCGTCGACAAGACCACAAACGCGGTGTCCAACAAGGCTACGATCGGGGATCGAGAGGGCATGGCGTTCTCAGGAACGCTGGTCGTGTCCGGACGCGGTACCGGGATCGTGGTCGCTACTGGCCCGGAAACCGAACTAGGTCGCATCAATCAGATGATGGCCTCGGTCAGCACGCTCGAGACACCTCTACTGCGCCAGATCAAGAACTTCGGTTATTCCATCACCGCGATCATTGGGATCGTCTCCGTCCTCGTGTTTGCCTACGGCAGATGGGTTAGGAGCATGCCCTTCGTGAACATCTTCCAGGCGGTTGTCAGCATCGCAGTGTCGGTGATTCCTGAGGGATTGCCTGCACTCATCACTGTCACGCTCGCGATAGGCGTACAGCGCATGGCTCAGCGCAACGCAATCATCCGGCGCCTTCCAGCGGTGGAAACTCTGGGTTCGGTCTCACGCATCTGCTCCGACAAGACCGGCACGCTAACGCTAATGGAGATGATGGTGGTGTCAGCGGTTACGGGCGAATCGGCTTATGTTGTGACAGGCGATGGTTACGCACCCGAAGGTCAGGTACTGAAAGACGGTCAACCCGCAGGCAAAGATCCCGTGCTCAAACTTATGGGACAGGTCTCCATGCTGTGCAACGACGCGGAGATCCGTCAGGAAGAAGGCCTATGGAAAGTTGAAGGCGACCCAACCGAAGGAGCCCTATACCCATTCGGAAATAAGCTCGGGCTCGATCGGAAGGCCGCGCGGGATACATATCCCAGGATCGATGCGATCCCATTCGAATCGGAACACAAGTTCATGGCCACGCTGCATAAGGACGCCGACGGCAAGCGGATGATTCTCGTCAAAGGCGCGCCGGAAGTCATCCTTGAAAATTGCAAGCATCAGGCGGTCACAAGTGGGGAGCTTGTGCCGCTCGATCTCGACTATTTCCTTAAAGCTTCGGACAAGCTCGCATCGCAGGGCGAGCGCGTGTTGGGGCTGGCTTGGCTCGAAGAACCGAGCATCAGCGCAGGAAGCTTAGGGCCAGCGGATCTCCCAAAGAATCTCGTCCTCGTTGGTTTGATCGGGTTGCTTGACCCACCGCGCAAAGAGGCGATCGAAGCCGTCAAGGAATGTCACGCCGGCGGCATTCGAGTAACGATGATAACTGGAGATCACAAGATTACTGCTGCAGCGATAGCCAAGATGCTGGGTATCGGCGATGGCAAGACCGCAATCGCCGGGGCCGAGATTGAAGAGATGGATACGGCCATGCTGCAGGAGAAGGTTCGTGATGTCGACGTCTTCGCACGAGCGAGCCCCGAACACAAGCTGCGTCTGGTTAAGGCGATTCAGGCGAATAAGCAGATAGTGGCGATGACAGGTGACGGAGTCAATGACGCGCCGTCACTAAAGAAAGCTGACATCGGGGTCGCTATGGGGATCAAGGGCACCGAGGTTACAAAGGAGGCCGCCTCGATGGTGCTCGTCGACGACAACTTTGCCTCGATCACAGCGGCCGTCAAAGAAGGGCGTACAGTCTTCAACAACATCGAGAAAGCCATACTCTTCTTGTTGCCGACAAACGTCGCTCAGGCACTCGTCATCCTAGTAGCCATTATCGTGGGCTTCACCGCGCCGATCACCGCGCCACAAATCCTCTGGGTGAATATGGTGACCTCCGTCGCGCTCGGGCTGGTGATATCTTTCGAACCGCACGAACCCGATGTTATGCAACGAGCGCCACGTGCAGTCGAGCGTCCGATACTGGATGGCTTCGGAGTCTGGCGCGTTATTTTCGTCGGATTAGCGCTGCTCGGACTTACGCTATGGGCATTCTTCCGGATGAAATCGTATGACGCCTCCGACGGCCTGGCGCGGGCTGTCGCAGTGAACACGTTAGTTATTGGTCAGGTCTTTTACCTTCTCAACAGCCGCTTCAAGGTGGGCTCATCGTTGTCGCTCAAGGCGCACCTCGACAACAAATACTTGCCGTTGGGTATCGGTGCTGTCGTGGTGCTGCAATTGCTTTTCACCTATGCGCCGCCACTCCAGGCACTATTCGACACTGAGCCGATACCGCTCCGGATTTGGCCAAAGCTCATCCTCGGCGGCTTCATATTCTTCCTTCTCGTGGAGGTAGAAAAGATTATTATTCGCATGTTGCGTCGCGCACGTAAAACGCCGTTGGGCACTGAATCGGCACCGTAA
- a CDS encoding ABC transporter permease, which produces MKQTLSALWESKLRSFLTMFGIVWGITSVILLVGLGIGFSVDQKEHLKTIGTDIAIIFGGKTGAQAGGYAAGRDIRLTIGDAIAIQQQANLVKTVSPELRRSVSEVSQWNAASRPVRGVWPEYQRFRSLTVEQGRLMNEQDEANGERVILLGAEANRQLFPGKPVIGQPLMVNGYQYTVIGVLAKKKQNGSYGSGPDNTQLFTTYSAMARDFPPPEQPGIIRGFVNNIVVEPVSPELHEKALDQVKRIIAERHHYSADDKEALWIWDTLDGAKFTERIFGVMTMFFGAVALLTLALGGIGVMNIMLVAVTERTREIGVRKALGATAVDIRRQFLVESGIITIVSGIGGLILGVGTCLLMRLIPLPDFVPHPVISPVAIIASLATLTVITLFAGTYPALRAANLSPMECLRTE; this is translated from the coding sequence TTGAAACAGACTCTATCAGCGCTTTGGGAGTCGAAGCTTCGCAGCTTTCTGACGATGTTCGGCATTGTCTGGGGCATTACGTCGGTAATCCTGCTGGTAGGGCTGGGCATCGGATTCAGCGTTGACCAAAAGGAGCACCTAAAGACTATAGGCACAGATATCGCCATTATCTTCGGAGGAAAAACCGGTGCGCAGGCCGGCGGTTATGCTGCCGGTCGCGATATTCGCCTGACGATCGGTGACGCCATTGCGATCCAGCAGCAGGCTAATCTGGTAAAGACGGTAAGCCCGGAGCTGCGCCGAAGCGTATCCGAAGTCAGCCAGTGGAACGCCGCCAGTCGCCCGGTGCGTGGTGTGTGGCCCGAGTATCAGCGGTTTCGCTCGCTGACGGTGGAGCAGGGACGCCTGATGAACGAGCAGGACGAGGCCAACGGCGAGCGCGTGATTCTGCTCGGTGCCGAGGCCAACCGCCAGCTCTTTCCAGGCAAACCGGTCATCGGGCAACCCCTGATGGTCAACGGCTACCAGTACACAGTCATTGGAGTGCTCGCCAAGAAGAAGCAAAACGGCAGCTACGGCAGCGGCCCGGACAACACACAGCTTTTTACGACGTATTCTGCGATGGCACGTGACTTCCCTCCCCCTGAGCAGCCGGGAATCATTCGTGGCTTCGTGAACAATATCGTTGTTGAGCCGGTTTCACCAGAGCTGCATGAAAAGGCTCTGGACCAAGTCAAGCGAATCATCGCCGAGCGCCACCACTATAGCGCCGACGACAAGGAAGCCCTCTGGATATGGGACACCCTCGATGGAGCCAAGTTCACTGAACGTATCTTCGGCGTCATGACGATGTTCTTTGGGGCGGTTGCCTTACTTACCCTGGCGTTGGGCGGCATCGGCGTAATGAACATCATGCTGGTCGCTGTGACAGAACGGACGCGAGAGATCGGCGTGCGCAAGGCCCTCGGCGCGACAGCCGTGGACATTCGGCGGCAGTTCCTGGTCGAGTCGGGGATTATAACCATCGTCAGTGGGATCGGTGGCCTGATCCTTGGAGTTGGCACCTGCCTGCTGATGCGACTTATTCCGCTCCCCGACTTCGTTCCTCATCCTGTGATCTCGCCCGTCGCGATCATCGCGTCTCTGGCCACCCTTACCGTCATCACACTCTTCGCTGGAACCTATCCCGCGCTACGAGCTGCCAACCTCAGCCCCATGGAATGCCTGCGAACGGAATAG
- a CDS encoding anti-sigma factor family protein — translation MTCTDFLSQLTDYFDGQISPELLEEVRAHTASCHHCEVVLDTTRKTISVYRDHEVYEVSTEFRERLHAAIMKRCTEKGKLGCR, via the coding sequence ATGACCTGCACTGACTTTCTCAGCCAGCTTACCGACTACTTTGATGGCCAGATCAGCCCCGAGCTCCTCGAAGAAGTTCGCGCCCACACTGCTTCCTGCCACCACTGCGAAGTCGTTCTCGATACCACCCGCAAGACTATCTCGGTCTATCGCGACCACGAGGTCTACGAGGTCTCGACCGAGTTCCGTGAACGCCTCCACGCCGCCATCATGAAACGGTGCACCGAAAAGGGCAAACTAGGCTGTCGCTGA
- a CDS encoding DUF779 domain-containing protein translates to MVPEQVVSTPAAVELMMSLRAKHGELMFHQSGGCCDGSSPMCYPRGEFLVGDSDVLLATLDGTPFYMSKSQFEYWKHTQLILDVVPGRGGMFSLEGPEGVRFLIRSRVFTDEEIAALRSSGRI, encoded by the coding sequence ATGGTTCCTGAACAGGTCGTCAGTACGCCTGCGGCGGTCGAACTTATGATGAGCCTGCGGGCCAAGCATGGGGAACTGATGTTTCATCAGTCGGGCGGTTGCTGCGACGGTAGCTCGCCCATGTGCTACCCGCGGGGTGAGTTTCTTGTTGGCGACAGCGACGTGCTGCTGGCTACCCTCGACGGAACCCCCTTCTATATGAGCAAGAGTCAGTTTGAGTACTGGAAGCACACGCAACTGATCCTCGATGTGGTCCCAGGGCGGGGAGGGATGTTCTCGCTCGAAGGACCCGAGGGTGTACGGTTTTTGATTCGGTCGCGTGTCTTTACCGATGAGGAGATTGCGGCGTTGCGTTCGTCTGGGCGAATTTAA
- a CDS encoding RNA polymerase sigma factor — translation MPAIQSPGTEEIHPDVALVARAKEGDAAAFEQLVRQYERQIFRVAQHITQNREDAEDITQDAFLKAYEKLDQFQGNSKFSTWLVRIAVNESLMRLRKRKTSKTVSMDENVQTDEGSIPRDFAEWRPNPEQIYGQNELGDILRKTIQGLPAGFRTVFTLRDIENLSTEETAEALGLSVPAVKSRLLRARLQLRERLSRYFRQNKKEGQPA, via the coding sequence ATGCCCGCCATCCAATCTCCAGGAACGGAAGAGATACACCCCGACGTAGCGCTTGTAGCTCGCGCAAAAGAGGGGGACGCAGCTGCTTTCGAACAGCTCGTGCGGCAGTACGAACGCCAGATCTTCCGTGTAGCGCAGCATATTACGCAAAACCGTGAAGACGCCGAAGACATCACGCAGGATGCATTTCTCAAGGCTTACGAGAAGCTCGACCAGTTCCAGGGCAACTCTAAGTTCTCGACCTGGCTGGTCCGCATCGCCGTCAATGAGAGCCTCATGCGTCTGCGCAAGCGCAAGACCAGCAAGACCGTTTCCATGGACGAGAACGTCCAGACCGATGAGGGATCTATCCCCCGCGATTTTGCTGAATGGCGGCCAAATCCCGAGCAGATCTACGGACAGAACGAGCTCGGCGACATCCTGCGCAAGACCATCCAGGGCCTTCCGGCTGGATTCCGCACCGTCTTTACCTTGCGGGACATTGAAAATCTCTCCACGGAAGAGACTGCAGAGGCACTCGGCTTGAGCGTCCCCGCGGTCAAATCAAGATTGCTGCGCGCTAGGCTACAATTGCGCGAGCGTCTCAGCAGATACTTCCGGCAGAACAAGAAGGAGGGTCAGCCCGCATGA
- a CDS encoding ABC transporter permease, whose protein sequence is MNLLEIVRQSIDSLLRNRLRSGLTMLGIVWGLVTVVLLLSYGRSVGVEVLNGFMGLGNNVIMMWGGQTSMQAGGERSGKKIKFLDGDTEAVRDAVPFLTAVSAESDDGFSFKYGSKVVNISTKAVEFPYGGMRKLNIDEGRYFEPADFTEHRQVVIFGPHAAQKLFNGYPPVGESVQIEGHVFQVIGVLQTKIQDSSNNGPDNENAFVPFGTMRILRDERDPGSIVFQPSSPDLHIKALQAVRAVLASRHHFDPKDDKATPTWDTVEDSQEIMQFGIALQTLLGIIGAMTLGVGGVGVMNIMLVSVTERTREIGLLKALGARRRDILTQFLLESLTLTFIAGIVGMIVAVIVAYLVPPMPLYSDIYKTANNEGDIILRASPGIMLVSFAILAAVGVISGLLPAVRASRMDPVVALRHE, encoded by the coding sequence ATGAACCTACTTGAAATAGTTCGCCAAAGCATCGACTCTTTGCTGAGAAACCGCCTGCGCTCCGGCCTGACGATGCTTGGAATCGTATGGGGGCTGGTAACGGTGGTGTTGCTCCTCAGCTATGGACGTAGCGTCGGGGTCGAAGTGCTGAATGGTTTCATGGGGCTCGGCAACAACGTCATCATGATGTGGGGCGGCCAGACCAGCATGCAGGCAGGCGGTGAGCGCTCGGGCAAAAAGATCAAATTCCTGGATGGTGATACCGAGGCGGTTCGCGACGCAGTTCCCTTCCTCACAGCGGTGAGCGCTGAAAGCGACGACGGCTTCAGCTTTAAGTATGGCTCCAAAGTGGTCAACATCTCGACCAAAGCAGTGGAGTTCCCGTACGGCGGAATGCGCAAATTGAACATCGACGAAGGACGCTACTTTGAGCCGGCAGACTTTACAGAACACCGACAGGTCGTCATCTTCGGCCCGCACGCGGCGCAAAAGCTCTTCAACGGCTATCCGCCAGTGGGTGAATCCGTCCAGATCGAGGGGCATGTATTCCAGGTAATCGGCGTCCTCCAAACGAAGATCCAGGACTCGTCCAATAATGGTCCCGACAACGAAAACGCCTTCGTGCCGTTCGGCACCATGAGAATCCTGCGCGACGAGCGCGACCCCGGAAGCATCGTCTTCCAGCCCAGTTCCCCCGACCTGCACATTAAAGCGCTGCAGGCAGTACGAGCTGTTCTAGCCAGCCGCCATCACTTTGACCCAAAGGATGACAAGGCGACTCCGACCTGGGACACCGTCGAAGATTCGCAGGAGATCATGCAGTTCGGTATCGCCCTACAGACGCTCCTCGGCATCATCGGCGCGATGACGCTGGGTGTAGGGGGGGTGGGCGTGATGAACATCATGCTGGTGTCCGTCACGGAACGGACGCGTGAGATCGGCCTGTTGAAGGCGCTTGGTGCCCGGCGGCGTGACATCCTTACCCAGTTCCTGCTTGAAAGCCTGACCCTGACCTTCATCGCGGGCATCGTCGGAATGATCGTAGCGGTAATCGTTGCCTACCTAGTGCCACCGATGCCGCTCTATTCCGACATCTACAAGACGGCGAACAATGAGGGCGATATCATCCTGCGCGCGTCGCCTGGGATCATGCTGGTCTCTTTCGCGATCCTCGCAGCGGTCGGAGTGATCTCCGGCTTGCTGCCAGCTGTGCGAGCCTCACGCATGGATCCGGTAGTCGCTTTGCGGCATGAGTAA